One Tachysurus vachellii isolate PV-2020 chromosome 8, HZAU_Pvac_v1, whole genome shotgun sequence genomic window carries:
- the LOC132850357 gene encoding uncharacterized protein LOC132850357, with product MSATLSIIQFDYQSHKEFICSKTIKKKHSAVCKFCSASFTETKGTTSNFHRHVERKQKERLAEYKRGIHSESNRTATQSIESSFCHAAPHYSPDSSRQKSNQPSNRQRLDYWLYLTVIYTVVENEHFRHFLYTLDLKYVPMSSMTITEKCIPDLIGKVKMHICETLKKHSSISVTDIWSDRTLCSFLGINAHVCNTSEDVYKLDSFLLDCRYFPSRHTGENIAMAFDDITEEYEITNKIDYILTDNAANMKCAFKVKLPQQSVDPAIDSEEEIDNLDDEELWEDVDIMQEIAIDIIASSRQRLSCFAHSLQLVIGDGLKEAKISGHSKSIQAYLFTAQQHYFQEPL from the exons atgtctgcTACATTATCTATAATTCAGTTTGACTATCAGAGCCACAAAGAGTTTATCTGCAGTAAGactataaaaaagaaacattctgCAGTATGTAAATTCTGCAGTGCATCTTTTACCGAAACAAAGGGAACAACTTCCAATTTCCATCGACATGTGGAGCGAAAGCAAAAAGAAAG GCTTGCTGAGTACAAGAGAGGCATACATTCAGAATCCAACAGAACTGCAACACAAAGTATAGAATCATCTTTTTGCCATGCAGCTCCGCATTACAGTCCTGACTCAAGTCGCCAAAAAAGCAATCAGCCAAGCAATCGTCAAAGACTTGATTATTGGTTGTACCTTACCGTTATCTATACTGTAGTTGAGAATGAACACTTCCGACACTTTCTTTACACACTGGATTTGAAGTATGTGCCAATGTCAAGTATGACAATTACTGAGAAATGCATTCCAGATTTAATTGGAAAGGTTAAGATGCATATTTGTGAAACTTTGAAGAAACACAGCTCCATCTCAGTAACTGATATATGGTCAGACCGAACATTGTGCTCCTTCCTTGGAATTAATGCACATGTCTGCAATACAAGTGAGGATGTTTACAAGCTGGATTCATTTCTTTTAGATTGTAGATATTTTCCAAGTAGACACACTGGTGAAAACATTGCAATGGCCTTTGATGACATAACAGAGGAGTATGAAATTACAAACAAGATTGATTACATCTTAACAGATAATGCTGCAAACATGAAATGTGCCTTTAAAGTGAAGTTACCACAGCAATCTGTTGACCCTGCAATTGACAGTGAGGAAGAAATTGACAACTTGGATGATGAAGAGCTGTGGGAAGATGTGGACATCATGCAAGAAATCGCCATCGACATCATCGCCAGTTCAAGACAGAGATTGTCATGCTTTGCGCACTCTCTTCAGCTGGTTATTGGTGATGGATTAAAAGAAGCCAAAATCTCTGGCCATAGCAAAAGCATCCAAGCTTACCTCTTTACTGCACAGCAGCACTACTTTCAAGAGCCGCTTTGA